One window of the Glycocaulis alkaliphilus genome contains the following:
- the radA gene encoding DNA repair protein RadA — translation MARSDTVYVCQSCGAVHAKWAGRCDDCGSWNTLQEETQSAPLGTQASAPKRTGSRRARLELVDLGSATDDPARFETGMAEFDRVAGGGLVPGSAVLVGGDPGIGKSTLLLQAAARLARVGQRAVYISGEEAADQVRRRARRLGLADAPVELAAETSLESILDGLKSAPPAIAILDSIQTLWSDQLAAAPGTVAQVRACAQELVRFAKKRGTIVILVGHVTKDGQIAGPRVVEHMVDAVLYFEGERSHQFRILRAVKNRFGPTDEIGVFEMSDAGLGEVANPSALFLDGRGSAAPGAAVFAGMEGTRPVLTEIQALVAPAAFGTPRRAVVGWDSGRLAMVLAVLEARCGLGFGGKDVYLNVAGGLKIAEPAADLAVAAALISSAFDVALPAEGVVFGEIALSGEVRKVGRAEARLKEAAKLGFSRAIVPAGVEGAGLEVTGIDTVHTLVSRLDPGPQ, via the coding sequence TTGGCCCGTTCCGACACCGTCTATGTCTGCCAGTCCTGCGGGGCGGTCCATGCCAAATGGGCCGGGCGCTGCGATGATTGCGGCTCATGGAACACGCTGCAGGAAGAGACCCAGTCAGCGCCTCTGGGCACGCAGGCCAGCGCGCCCAAACGCACCGGCTCCCGCCGGGCGCGCCTCGAACTGGTGGATCTGGGCAGTGCCACCGATGATCCCGCCCGGTTTGAAACCGGCATGGCCGAATTTGACCGCGTGGCAGGCGGCGGGCTGGTGCCCGGCTCTGCCGTGCTGGTGGGCGGTGATCCCGGTATCGGCAAATCCACGCTTCTCCTGCAGGCCGCAGCACGGCTGGCGCGGGTGGGTCAGCGCGCCGTCTATATCTCTGGCGAGGAGGCCGCCGATCAGGTGCGCCGCCGCGCCCGCAGGCTCGGGCTGGCCGACGCGCCCGTCGAGCTGGCGGCCGAAACGTCGCTGGAAAGCATTCTGGACGGGCTGAAAAGCGCGCCGCCCGCCATCGCCATTCTCGATTCCATCCAGACGCTATGGTCAGACCAGCTCGCCGCAGCACCGGGCACGGTCGCCCAGGTTCGCGCCTGTGCGCAGGAGCTGGTGCGCTTCGCCAAGAAGCGCGGCACGATCGTCATCCTTGTCGGCCACGTCACCAAGGATGGCCAGATCGCCGGCCCGCGCGTGGTCGAGCACATGGTCGATGCGGTGCTCTATTTCGAGGGTGAGCGCTCGCATCAGTTCCGAATCTTGCGCGCCGTGAAGAACCGCTTCGGCCCGACCGACGAGATCGGCGTATTCGAGATGAGTGATGCCGGGCTTGGCGAGGTCGCCAACCCCTCTGCCCTCTTCCTCGATGGGCGCGGCAGCGCAGCGCCGGGCGCCGCCGTGTTTGCCGGCATGGAAGGCACGCGCCCGGTCCTCACCGAGATACAGGCTCTTGTGGCGCCGGCAGCCTTCGGCACGCCGCGCCGGGCCGTGGTGGGCTGGGATTCGGGGCGCCTTGCCATGGTGCTGGCCGTGCTGGAGGCACGCTGCGGGCTGGGGTTTGGCGGCAAGGATGTCTATCTGAACGTTGCAGGCGGGCTGAAAATCGCTGAACCCGCCGCCGATCTCGCCGTGGCTGCGGCACTGATTTCCTCGGCCTTTGATGTCGCCCTGCCCGCTGAAGGCGTGGTGTTTGGCGAGATCGCGCTATCAGGCGAAGTGCGCAAGGTAGGCCGGGCCGAAGCACGCCTGAAAGAAGCGGCAAAGCTGGGCTTTTCGCGCGCGATTGTACCGGCTGGCGTCGAAGGCGCGGGTCTGGAGGTGACGGGAATCGATACAGTGCATACACTGGTCTCCCGGCTCGATCCGGGACCGCAATAG
- a CDS encoding ABC transporter ATP-binding protein: protein MMSGTVKIAWKNVTKRFGNRTVLDGLSLEAYEGKSLVIIGGSGTGKSVTIKTALGLIAPDKGHVEIDGQKVRPGDPSDPGLDQIGMLFQSGALFDSLTVWENVAFKLLKAHKMKRAEARARAIEALEQVDLEPDVANRAPRELSGGMLKRASLARAIVTRPAILFFDEPTTGLDPVTADVINRLIVRQVKSLGATAVTITHDMASMRMIADEVAMIEDGKIRWRGGLDGIDACADPAVCAFVQGRSIND from the coding sequence ATGATGAGCGGCACCGTCAAAATCGCGTGGAAGAATGTCACCAAGCGCTTCGGCAACCGGACCGTGCTCGACGGGCTGTCGCTGGAAGCTTACGAGGGCAAATCGCTGGTCATTATCGGCGGATCGGGCACCGGCAAGTCGGTGACGATCAAGACCGCTCTGGGGCTGATCGCGCCGGACAAGGGCCATGTCGAGATTGACGGCCAGAAGGTCCGCCCCGGCGACCCGTCTGATCCCGGTCTTGACCAGATCGGCATGCTCTTCCAGTCCGGCGCGCTGTTTGACTCCCTGACCGTCTGGGAGAATGTCGCGTTCAAACTGCTGAAAGCCCACAAGATGAAGCGCGCCGAAGCGCGCGCCCGCGCGATCGAGGCGCTGGAGCAGGTGGACCTTGAACCCGATGTCGCCAACCGCGCCCCGCGCGAGCTGTCCGGCGGCATGCTGAAACGCGCATCCCTGGCGCGCGCCATCGTCACCCGGCCTGCCATCCTGTTCTTTGATGAGCCGACCACCGGGCTTGATCCGGTCACGGCAGACGTCATCAACCGGCTGATCGTGCGGCAGGTGAAGTCGCTGGGCGCAACCGCCGTCACCATCACCCACGACATGGCCTCCATGCGCATGATTGCTGACGAGGTGGCGATGATCGAGGACGGCAAGATACGCTGGCGCGGCGGGCTGGATGGCATCGATGCCTGCGCCGACCCAGCCGTGTGCGCCTTCGTGCAAGGCCGGTCTATCAACGACTAA
- a CDS encoding MlaE family ABC transporter permease, protein MTLLNPVRALGRGVLSLLRSIGAIAIFAGLSLRAIIGPFFFGQFTQQLVRIGFLSLPVVGLTALFTGAALALNIYVGGERFNAESFVPNIVALGIVRELGPVIAALMLAGRVSSGIAAEIGAMRATEQIDALHTLTIDPMRFLVVPRVLAGIVVLPLLVLVADVIGIFGGFLVGVTTLEFDPTVYVRNSADILERWDVISGLIKAAVFGFLLTLMGCYHGYHAQGGAQGVGRAATHAVVSAAMLIFAANFILTSMFV, encoded by the coding sequence ATGACACTGCTTAATCCCGTCAGAGCCCTTGGCCGAGGTGTGCTGTCACTCCTGCGGTCCATCGGTGCGATCGCGATTTTCGCCGGCCTCAGCCTGCGCGCCATTATCGGGCCGTTCTTTTTCGGCCAGTTCACCCAGCAGCTGGTGCGCATCGGCTTTCTGTCCCTGCCTGTGGTGGGCCTGACGGCGCTGTTTACGGGCGCGGCACTGGCGCTGAACATTTATGTCGGCGGCGAACGCTTCAATGCGGAAAGCTTTGTGCCCAACATTGTGGCCCTTGGCATTGTGCGCGAGCTCGGCCCGGTCATTGCCGCGCTGATGCTGGCCGGGCGGGTCTCTTCGGGCATTGCTGCGGAGATTGGCGCGATGCGCGCGACCGAGCAGATTGATGCCCTGCACACCCTGACCATCGACCCGATGCGCTTCCTTGTGGTGCCGCGCGTGCTGGCCGGGATCGTCGTGCTGCCCCTGCTGGTGCTGGTGGCGGACGTGATCGGCATATTCGGCGGGTTTCTGGTCGGCGTAACAACGCTGGAATTTGATCCGACCGTCTATGTGCGCAATTCGGCAGACATTCTTGAACGCTGGGATGTGATCTCCGGCCTCATCAAGGCGGCCGTGTTCGGCTTTCTGCTGACCCTGATGGGCTGCTATCACGGCTATCACGCGCAAGGCGGGGCGCAAGGGGTTGGCCGGGCGGCCACCCATGCGGTGGTGTCAGCCGCCATGCTGATATTCGCCGCCAATTTCATCCTCACCTCGATGTTTGTGTAA
- the alr gene encoding alanine racemase, producing the protein MKTQDAIPAATSAGEPARLVIDLAALRHNYSVLAELAAGARCAAVVKADAYGLDADRIATCLRDAGCRDFFTATPEEGAAVRRALGPSVTVYVLNGYQPGTYALHARHGLTPVIGSLESLQAFHDEGSGAFALHVDTGMNRLGLNVGEALALPAAHKAGLHLVMSHLACSDLPDHPMNARQLERFHDVLKAFPGIPASLANTGGVLLGPDYHFDLVRPGVGLYGVNPASERAEPFRPVLHVDAPILQVRTVPPGETIGYGARYVAQSERTVAIAGFGYADGLPRAAWQSGTARLDGHPVPVAGMVSMDLTALDITGHEALARASGRVQFYGEDLGPVAGASGTIGYELLVRLGSRLKREYRGQ; encoded by the coding sequence TTGAAGACTCAGGACGCTATTCCAGCCGCGACTAGCGCCGGAGAACCGGCGCGCCTCGTCATCGATCTGGCGGCTCTGCGCCATAATTATTCCGTGCTGGCAGAGCTGGCTGCGGGCGCGCGCTGCGCTGCGGTGGTGAAGGCGGATGCCTACGGGCTGGATGCAGACAGGATCGCCACCTGCCTTCGTGATGCGGGCTGCCGCGATTTCTTCACCGCCACACCGGAAGAAGGCGCTGCGGTGCGCCGGGCCCTTGGCCCATCTGTCACGGTCTATGTTCTCAACGGCTATCAGCCAGGTACATATGCGCTTCATGCGCGCCATGGCCTGACCCCGGTAATCGGATCGCTGGAAAGCCTGCAGGCGTTTCACGATGAGGGCAGCGGGGCGTTTGCCCTGCATGTCGATACCGGCATGAACCGGCTGGGGCTTAACGTGGGCGAAGCGCTCGCCCTGCCCGCAGCCCACAAGGCTGGCCTGCATCTCGTGATGAGCCATCTGGCGTGCTCCGACCTGCCAGATCATCCGATGAATGCACGCCAGCTTGAGCGCTTCCATGACGTCCTGAAAGCCTTCCCGGGCATTCCTGCCAGCCTTGCCAATACGGGCGGCGTGCTGCTGGGACCAGACTATCATTTCGACCTGGTGCGCCCCGGCGTCGGCCTATACGGCGTCAATCCGGCCAGCGAGAGGGCCGAGCCTTTCCGGCCCGTCCTGCATGTCGATGCGCCGATATTGCAGGTGCGCACAGTGCCGCCGGGCGAAACCATCGGCTATGGGGCGCGCTATGTTGCGCAGAGCGAGCGCACGGTCGCCATTGCCGGTTTCGGCTATGCTGACGGATTGCCCCGCGCGGCCTGGCAGTCCGGCACAGCCCGGCTTGACGGCCACCCTGTTCCGGTTGCCGGAATGGTGTCGATGGATCTGACGGCGCTGGACATTACCGGGCACGAGGCCCTTGCCCGCGCAAGCGGACGCGTGCAGTTCTACGGGGAAGACCTTGGACCCGTGGCCGGAGCCTCGGGCACGATCGGCTATGAATTACTGGTCCGGCTCGGCAGCCGGCTGAAACGTGAGTATCGCGGACAATGA